A genomic segment from Myxococcota bacterium encodes:
- a CDS encoding PAS domain S-box protein gives MEAFSPDAQAPLAVDARACCHKLIGQLFELVAETDEQLHFTYVSPKFQAALGYSSDELVGTSVLDLVHPDDRTASSEWIADFARDRHLHATSRARHRDGHWLTFDWRTESVRLPDGEVRFLSCALDVTERARADQRLRDLVASVPDALVVSDASGIVQLFNERAAAMFGRRASDVVGRRLAEVASAVSPAHFGPDAESPSPLVRGDAEGCDLCGEVRCVRRDGTEFPAEVRASRIGEGEDGMLAIAVRDVSSRVEADAERRRVAEQLQRVQKLESLGTLAGGIAHDINNMLGAILNYANVALIRAGSDPLARTALGETKEAVHKIAGLCAQLVSYAGRGRAAMEPVDLSRDVASASAMVRAAVDRRATLVWSLASSLPAIEADRSQLHQLLLNLVLNASESLDGRPGTIEVRTAVVEVDDDLRAELEFADALRGPRCVLLEVADTGSGMSDESAQRLFDPFYSTKGEGRGLGLAVVLGIVRRHGGAIRLARGDAGTRIGVLFPAIDGEAGAPRDRRADRAAAVAARPRTVLVVEDEEPLRRSVVTLLEGAGFRVLAAGDGYEALAAFAERPGEIDVAFLDLSMPGMYGTDVAREMRNVREDLPIVFVSGLPETLAGEMYGDVSRAAFLQKPYDIEDVVARLNEEIAARA, from the coding sequence GTGGAGGCGTTTTCCCCGGACGCGCAGGCGCCGCTCGCGGTCGACGCGCGCGCGTGCTGCCACAAGCTGATCGGTCAGCTCTTCGAGCTCGTCGCCGAGACCGACGAGCAGCTCCACTTCACGTACGTGAGCCCGAAGTTCCAGGCCGCGCTCGGCTACAGCTCCGACGAGCTCGTCGGCACGTCGGTCCTCGACCTCGTTCACCCCGACGATCGCACCGCATCGAGCGAGTGGATCGCCGACTTCGCGCGCGACCGTCACCTGCACGCGACCTCGCGCGCGCGACACCGCGACGGCCACTGGCTCACGTTCGACTGGCGCACCGAGTCGGTGCGGCTGCCCGACGGCGAGGTGCGCTTCCTGTCGTGCGCGCTCGACGTCACGGAGCGCGCGCGCGCCGACCAGCGGCTGCGCGACCTCGTCGCTTCCGTGCCCGACGCGCTCGTCGTCTCCGACGCGTCCGGCATCGTGCAGCTCTTCAACGAGCGCGCGGCCGCGATGTTCGGCCGGCGGGCGAGCGACGTCGTCGGTCGGCGGCTCGCGGAGGTCGCCTCCGCGGTGAGCCCCGCGCACTTCGGACCCGACGCGGAGTCGCCGAGCCCGCTCGTGCGCGGCGACGCCGAGGGCTGCGACCTGTGCGGCGAGGTCCGGTGCGTGCGCCGGGACGGCACGGAGTTCCCGGCCGAGGTGCGCGCGAGCCGTATCGGCGAGGGCGAGGACGGGATGCTCGCGATCGCGGTGCGCGACGTGAGCTCGCGCGTCGAGGCCGACGCGGAGCGGCGGCGCGTGGCCGAGCAGCTGCAGCGCGTCCAGAAGCTCGAGAGCCTGGGAACCCTCGCGGGCGGCATCGCGCACGACATCAACAACATGCTGGGCGCGATCCTCAACTACGCCAACGTCGCGCTGATCCGCGCGGGCTCGGACCCGCTCGCACGCACGGCGCTCGGCGAGACGAAGGAGGCCGTGCACAAGATCGCCGGCCTGTGCGCGCAGCTCGTCAGCTATGCGGGGCGCGGGCGCGCGGCGATGGAGCCGGTCGACCTCTCGCGCGACGTCGCGTCCGCGAGCGCCATGGTGCGCGCGGCCGTCGACCGGCGCGCGACGCTCGTCTGGTCGCTCGCGTCCTCGCTGCCGGCGATCGAGGCCGATCGCTCGCAGCTCCACCAGCTGCTCCTGAACCTCGTGCTCAACGCGTCGGAGAGCCTCGACGGCCGTCCGGGAACGATCGAGGTGCGCACCGCCGTCGTCGAGGTCGACGACGACCTGCGCGCCGAGCTCGAGTTCGCCGACGCGCTGCGCGGCCCGCGCTGCGTGCTCCTCGAGGTCGCGGACACGGGCTCGGGCATGAGCGACGAGTCGGCGCAGCGCCTGTTCGACCCGTTCTACAGCACGAAGGGCGAGGGGCGGGGGCTCGGGCTCGCCGTCGTGCTCGGCATCGTGCGCCGTCACGGCGGTGCGATCCGGCTCGCGCGCGGCGACGCCGGCACGCGCATCGGCGTGCTCTTCCCGGCGATCGACGGCGAGGCGGGCGCGCCGCGCGACCGGCGCGCGGACCGCGCAGCGGCCGTCGCCGCGCGCCCGCGGACCGTGCTCGTGGTCGAGGACGAGGAGCCGCTGCGTCGCTCGGTGGTCACGCTGCTCGAGGGAGCGGGCTTCCGGGTGCTCGCGGCGGGGGACGGCTACGAGGCGCTCGCCGCGTTCGCGGAGCGCCCCGGCGAGATCGACGTCGCCTTCCTCGACCTCTCGATGCCCGGCATGTACGGCACGGACGTCGCGCGCGAGATGCGCAACGTGCGCGAAGACCTGCCGATCGTGTTCGTGAGCGGGCTGCCCGAGACGCTCGCCGGCGAGATGTACGGCGACGTGTCGCGCGCGGCGTTCCTGCAGAAGCCCTACGACATCGAGGACGTCGTCGCGCGACTCAACGAGGAGATCGCGGCCAGGGCTTGA
- a CDS encoding response regulator transcription factor translates to MMSPPESRRKPNVLLVDDEHAFRTSTALLLEASGYPCVAASTVDEAMAALESEPFDVVIADICMPGNAGLEFARRAAGTSSSPAIILVTGYPSVDTAVEAVDNQFVGYLVKPFDQDELTRRLERALETRRMRSAVARMREDLSDMDAQLHDIAEGMGSRGGAPADDAEDAAAASATRLADFLASCGLTPREHEIATYLAEGYRVSTIATRLGISPHTARRHLKSIFLKLEVRSQAELLEKLKPWPRSPR, encoded by the coding sequence ATGATGAGCCCGCCGGAATCGCGCCGCAAGCCGAACGTCCTGCTGGTGGACGACGAGCACGCCTTCCGGACGTCCACCGCGCTCCTGCTCGAAGCCTCGGGTTATCCCTGTGTCGCGGCCTCGACCGTCGACGAGGCGATGGCCGCGCTCGAGTCCGAACCCTTCGACGTCGTGATCGCCGACATCTGCATGCCGGGGAACGCCGGCCTCGAGTTCGCGCGCCGCGCCGCCGGCACGTCCTCGAGCCCCGCGATCATCCTCGTGACGGGATATCCGTCGGTGGACACGGCGGTCGAGGCCGTGGACAACCAGTTCGTCGGCTACCTGGTCAAGCCGTTCGACCAGGACGAGCTCACGCGGCGCCTCGAGCGCGCGCTCGAGACGCGGCGCATGCGCTCGGCGGTCGCGCGCATGCGCGAGGACCTGAGCGACATGGACGCGCAGCTCCACGACATCGCGGAGGGCATGGGGTCGCGCGGCGGAGCGCCCGCCGACGACGCGGAGGACGCCGCCGCGGCGAGCGCAACACGCCTCGCGGACTTCCTCGCGAGCTGCGGGCTCACGCCGCGCGAGCACGAGATCGCGACCTATCTCGCCGAGGGCTACCGCGTCTCGACGATCGCGACGCGGCTCGGGATCAGCCCGCACACGGCGCGCCGGCACCTGAAGAGCATCTTCCTCAAGCTCGAGGTGCGCTCGCAGGCCGAGCTGCTCGAGAAGCTCAAGCCCTGGCCGCGATCTCCTCGTTGA
- a CDS encoding nuclear transport factor 2 family protein — protein MNPDADDRFAIIEVLDRYADVLDARDWARLDDVFAPDVEMDFGAWTARGVDAVRARIRSYLDGCGPSQHLLGNYRIELDGEHPGRARSRCAIRVMHVGRGARAHVTYEMMGEYADELVRTPAGWRIARRRARAHIQLGDPSILGPGDA, from the coding sequence GTGAACCCGGACGCCGACGACCGCTTCGCGATCATCGAGGTGCTCGACCGCTACGCGGACGTCCTCGACGCCCGCGACTGGGCGCGGCTCGACGACGTCTTCGCGCCGGACGTCGAGATGGACTTCGGCGCGTGGACGGCGCGCGGCGTCGACGCGGTGCGCGCGCGCATCCGCTCCTATCTGGATGGGTGCGGCCCGAGCCAGCACCTGCTCGGGAACTACCGGATCGAGCTCGACGGTGAGCACCCGGGGCGGGCGCGCTCGCGCTGCGCGATCCGCGTGATGCACGTCGGCCGGGGAGCGCGCGCGCACGTCACCTACGAGATGATGGGCGAGTACGCCGACGAGCTCGTGCGCACGCCGGCGGGCTGGCGGATCGCCCGCCGTCGCGCGCGCGCACACATCCAGCTCGGCGATCCTTCGATCCTCGGCCCGGGCGACGCCTAG
- a CDS encoding amidohydrolase family protein — MAQSTARPSYTVDDLVLISVDDHIIEPPGLFDAHIPAKYKDRCPQLVFDSAGSAQTWAWEGGRSTTTFINAVVTLPKDEWGFDPATLAEVRPGCYDVNERVRDMDRNGILTSMCFPSFPAFSGRFFAQVDDKDLAIATVRAYNDWAIDEWAGSHPGRFVPLALPAIWDPKLATEEVRRIARKGCTAITFSEDPSDLGFPSHHTGAWDEFFAACCDEGVALAIHIAADGLGLPGHPANPIDARMTIPTWAAIPTLANWLWSPVLQKFPDLKIALSEGGTSWIPGFLDRMERHYENQRWTNSDLGGLTPTETFRRHFLACFISDPSGLLLRDRVGIDNIAFETDYPHSDCIFPTAPEDMYEKLVACGATKEEADKIGFENAIRFLRYDPFRHVAKEDATVGALRARATGVDTATRSRAQYKAAFEARAGA, encoded by the coding sequence ATGGCCCAGAGCACGGCTCGCCCCTCGTACACCGTCGACGACCTCGTCCTGATCAGCGTCGACGACCACATCATCGAGCCCCCGGGCCTGTTCGACGCGCACATCCCCGCGAAGTACAAGGATCGCTGCCCGCAGCTCGTCTTCGACTCCGCGGGCTCCGCGCAGACGTGGGCCTGGGAGGGCGGGCGCTCGACGACGACGTTCATCAACGCGGTCGTCACGCTGCCCAAGGACGAATGGGGCTTCGACCCGGCGACGCTCGCCGAGGTGCGACCCGGCTGCTACGACGTGAACGAGCGCGTTCGCGACATGGATCGCAACGGCATCCTCACCTCGATGTGCTTCCCGTCGTTCCCCGCGTTCAGCGGGCGGTTCTTCGCGCAGGTCGACGACAAGGACCTCGCGATCGCGACCGTGCGCGCCTACAACGACTGGGCGATCGACGAGTGGGCGGGCAGCCACCCCGGCCGCTTCGTCCCGCTCGCGCTGCCCGCAATCTGGGATCCGAAGCTCGCCACCGAGGAGGTGCGGCGCATCGCGCGCAAGGGCTGCACGGCGATCACCTTCAGCGAGGATCCGTCGGACCTCGGGTTCCCCAGCCACCACACCGGCGCATGGGACGAGTTCTTCGCGGCCTGCTGCGACGAGGGCGTCGCGCTCGCCATCCACATCGCGGCCGACGGCCTCGGGCTGCCCGGCCATCCCGCGAACCCGATCGACGCGCGCATGACGATCCCGACGTGGGCCGCCATCCCGACGCTGGCGAACTGGCTGTGGAGCCCCGTGCTGCAGAAGTTCCCCGACCTCAAGATCGCGCTGTCGGAGGGCGGCACCTCCTGGATCCCCGGCTTCCTCGACCGCATGGAGCGCCACTACGAGAACCAGCGCTGGACGAACAGCGACCTCGGCGGCCTCACTCCGACCGAGACCTTCCGGCGCCACTTCCTCGCCTGCTTCATCAGCGACCCGTCGGGCCTGCTGCTGCGCGACCGCGTCGGCATCGACAACATCGCGTTCGAGACCGACTACCCGCACAGCGACTGCATCTTCCCGACGGCGCCCGAGGACATGTACGAGAAGCTCGTCGCGTGCGGCGCGACGAAGGAGGAGGCGGACAAGATCGGGTTCGAGAACGCGATCCGCTTCCTGCGCTACGACCCGTTCCGCCACGTGGCCAAGGAGGACGCGACGGTCGGCGCGCTGCGCGCGCGCGCGACCGGCGTCGACACGGCGACGCGCTCGCGCGCGCAGTACAAGGCGGCCTTCGAGGCGCGCGCGGGCGCGTGA
- a CDS encoding MFS transporter, giving the protein MRRETGAYSSAYVAYAMFVVFLVAVFNVVDRMVVSILATSIERDLGLSDAQLGWLLGPSFAVVHFVAILPFAWLADRTARRTIIAFGLFVWSGMTALGGAAQGFGQLFATRMGVGIGEAAGSPPSASLLTDTAPPHLRSRALSALTLGALMGIGVGLVAGGALAQAYGWRTTLVAIGAPGVLVALLVRFTLREPPRSARAASASPLDAARHLFRLPTYGRLVGAASFAGMASLGRNMWEPVLLERVFGFALRDAGLQLFLFSALPAAGGAWLGGWLADRLGRRDVRWPLWVCAIGNAACAPLLVAFLLWPADARLAGGTPVAFLFLAGGALLGGFYSPPTSAVAQSLSLGHMRAMAHAIWSMVFTLVGQGVGPTLVGQLNVALGPAYGAQAIRYSMAVVSGLALVAAAGYFAAARSLPADLARVRSIEDADDARPGTPPESRTQPPATG; this is encoded by the coding sequence GTGCGACGGGAAACCGGGGCCTACTCGAGCGCGTACGTCGCGTACGCGATGTTCGTCGTGTTCCTCGTCGCGGTGTTCAACGTCGTCGACCGGATGGTCGTGTCCATCCTCGCGACGTCGATCGAGCGCGACCTCGGGCTGTCCGACGCGCAGCTCGGATGGCTGCTCGGCCCTTCGTTCGCGGTCGTCCACTTCGTCGCCATCCTGCCGTTCGCGTGGCTCGCCGACCGGACGGCGCGACGCACGATCATCGCCTTCGGCCTGTTCGTGTGGAGCGGCATGACGGCACTCGGCGGCGCCGCGCAAGGCTTTGGCCAGCTCTTCGCGACGCGCATGGGCGTGGGCATCGGCGAGGCGGCGGGCTCGCCGCCCTCGGCCTCGCTGCTCACCGACACGGCGCCGCCGCACCTGCGCTCGCGCGCGCTCTCCGCGCTCACGCTCGGCGCGCTCATGGGCATCGGCGTCGGCCTCGTCGCCGGCGGCGCGCTCGCGCAGGCGTACGGCTGGCGCACGACGCTCGTCGCGATCGGCGCGCCCGGCGTGCTCGTCGCGCTGCTCGTGCGCTTCACGTTGCGCGAGCCGCCGCGCAGCGCGCGCGCCGCCAGCGCGAGCCCGCTCGACGCCGCGCGCCACCTGTTCCGGCTGCCGACCTACGGCCGGCTCGTCGGCGCGGCGAGCTTCGCCGGCATGGCGTCGCTCGGGCGCAACATGTGGGAGCCCGTGCTGCTCGAGCGCGTCTTCGGCTTCGCCCTGCGCGACGCGGGCCTGCAGCTCTTCCTGTTCAGCGCGCTCCCGGCGGCCGGCGGCGCGTGGCTCGGCGGCTGGCTCGCCGACCGGCTCGGCCGGCGCGACGTGCGCTGGCCCCTCTGGGTGTGCGCGATCGGCAACGCGGCGTGCGCGCCGCTGCTCGTCGCGTTCCTGCTGTGGCCCGCCGACGCGCGCCTCGCCGGCGGAACGCCCGTCGCGTTCCTCTTCCTCGCCGGCGGCGCACTCCTCGGCGGCTTCTACTCGCCGCCGACGTCGGCGGTGGCGCAGAGCCTGTCGCTCGGCCACATGCGCGCGATGGCGCACGCGATCTGGTCCATGGTGTTCACGCTCGTCGGGCAGGGCGTCGGGCCGACGCTCGTCGGGCAGCTCAACGTCGCACTCGGGCCGGCGTACGGCGCGCAGGCCATTCGTTATTCGATGGCCGTGGTCTCGGGTCTCGCCCTCGTGGCGGCGGCGGGCTACTTCGCCGCCGCGCGCTCGCTTCCGGCGGACCTCGCGCGCGTCCGCTCCATCGAGGACGCGGACGACGCCCGGCCGGGAACGCCTCCCGAATCCCGTACGCAACCCCCGGCGACCGGCTGA
- a CDS encoding SDR family oxidoreductase yields the protein MGFEGIEGRVAIVTGAGGGIGEAYARGFAREGAKVVVAEIDVEGGERVAKSIRDGGGEAVFVRTDVGSEESTQAAAQAAVDAFGGIDFLVNNAAIFKDMKLSSLLHVDWDYYKHFMNVNVDGALLMARACWGSMKQRGGGSIVNQSSTAAYMGVGYYGMSKLAVNGLTQALARELGPHGIRVNSIAPGPTETEALKKTTPVEFQKQLVATLPLARLGQPEDMVGTCLFLCSTASAWVTGQVIAVDGGQIVRP from the coding sequence ATGGGCTTCGAGGGCATCGAGGGCAGGGTCGCGATCGTCACCGGGGCCGGCGGCGGAATCGGCGAGGCGTACGCACGCGGCTTCGCGCGCGAAGGCGCGAAGGTGGTCGTCGCGGAGATCGATGTCGAGGGCGGCGAGCGCGTCGCGAAGTCGATCCGAGACGGCGGCGGCGAGGCGGTCTTCGTCCGCACGGACGTCGGCTCGGAGGAGTCGACGCAGGCCGCGGCCCAGGCCGCCGTCGACGCGTTCGGCGGCATCGACTTCCTCGTGAACAACGCCGCGATCTTCAAGGACATGAAGCTGTCGAGCCTGCTCCACGTGGACTGGGACTACTACAAGCACTTCATGAACGTGAACGTCGACGGCGCGCTGCTCATGGCGCGCGCGTGCTGGGGCTCGATGAAGCAGCGCGGCGGCGGCTCGATCGTGAACCAGTCGTCGACGGCGGCCTACATGGGTGTCGGCTACTACGGCATGTCGAAGCTGGCCGTGAACGGCCTGACGCAGGCGCTCGCGCGCGAGCTCGGCCCGCACGGCATCCGCGTGAACTCGATCGCGCCCGGGCCGACGGAGACCGAGGCCCTCAAGAAGACGACGCCGGTCGAGTTCCAGAAGCAGCTCGTCGCGACGCTGCCGCTCGCGCGGCTCGGCCAGCCCGAGGACATGGTCGGGACGTGCCTGTTCCTCTGCTCGACCGCCTCGGCCTGGGTGACGGGCCAGGTGATCGCCGTCGACGGCGGCCAGATCGTGCGCCCCTGA
- a CDS encoding cation transporter, giving the protein MDARAHAHAFRRVVATVAALNLAYFAVEFAIAWSIGAVSLFADSIDFLEDAAVNVLILLATRWTARARARTGRGLAMLLLVPAVAALWAVLEKVSTAEAPAAVPLTLGGGGALVVNTTCALLLARWRNEASSLSRAAWLSARNDAAANVAIIAAGALTAATLSHWPDVVVGIGIAAMNADAARDVLAAARREELDDVALDA; this is encoded by the coding sequence ATGGACGCGCGCGCCCACGCCCACGCCTTCCGCCGGGTCGTCGCGACCGTCGCCGCCCTGAACCTCGCCTACTTCGCGGTCGAGTTCGCGATCGCCTGGTCGATCGGCGCCGTCTCGCTGTTCGCCGACAGCATCGACTTCCTCGAGGACGCGGCGGTCAACGTGCTCATCCTGCTCGCGACGCGATGGACGGCGCGCGCCCGCGCGCGCACGGGCCGCGGGCTCGCGATGCTGCTGCTCGTGCCGGCGGTCGCCGCGCTGTGGGCGGTGCTCGAGAAGGTCTCGACGGCCGAGGCGCCGGCGGCCGTTCCGCTCACGCTCGGCGGCGGCGGCGCGCTGGTCGTGAACACGACGTGCGCGCTCCTGCTCGCCCGCTGGCGCAACGAGGCGAGCAGCCTCTCGCGCGCGGCATGGCTCTCGGCGCGCAACGACGCCGCCGCGAACGTCGCCATCATCGCGGCGGGCGCGCTCACCGCCGCGACGCTCTCGCACTGGCCCGACGTGGTCGTCGGGATCGGCATCGCCGCGATGAACGCCGATGCGGCGCGCGACGTGCTCGCCGCCGCGCGGCGCGAGGAGCTCGACGACGTCGCGCTCGACGCGTGA
- a CDS encoding sulfotransferase: MTWSPPPRPDWLRRLIAHGAAVGGERHLVSLDPGELLETAIASTGGLDDFGDGDWREWYELLVDALERESRLHLVGRLLVRHDLLRCLRNRLLLFDLWKREPQVLERELLRPTFVVGMARSGTSILSELLSLDPAARCPAMWEMLHPAEATRDDALRQAGDDETVLMQDLAPEYATMHANSGDLPNECMFITLNTFASDHWGGTHVVPSYDARLFKADHRPMYRFHERVLKTLQTRGTGGCTRWGLKAPSHLGLLEDLFAVYPQALVIRIHRDPLKSLPSMINLMGTLRRMRCEGVDVSDAGPRVARGNAHMLQQEIEKRADGRIPAAQVVDVRYHDLMRDLPGTIRAVYGRAGWDLRDDVLARMQEYVARRPRGAHGAHAYSLEAVGLEREREVERFAFYRERYDVPLEG; the protein is encoded by the coding sequence GTGACCTGGAGCCCGCCGCCGCGGCCGGACTGGCTGCGGCGGCTGATCGCCCACGGCGCCGCGGTCGGCGGCGAGCGTCACCTCGTGAGCCTCGACCCCGGCGAGCTCCTCGAGACGGCCATCGCCTCGACGGGCGGGCTCGACGACTTCGGCGACGGCGACTGGCGCGAGTGGTACGAGCTGCTCGTCGACGCGCTCGAACGCGAGTCGCGCCTCCACCTCGTCGGGCGCCTGCTCGTGCGCCACGACCTGCTTCGCTGCCTGCGCAACCGGCTGCTGCTCTTCGATCTCTGGAAGCGCGAGCCGCAGGTGCTCGAGCGCGAGCTCCTGCGGCCGACCTTCGTCGTCGGCATGGCGCGCTCGGGGACGTCGATCCTCTCCGAGCTCCTGAGCCTCGACCCCGCGGCGCGCTGCCCGGCGATGTGGGAGATGCTGCACCCCGCCGAGGCGACGCGCGACGACGCGCTCCGCCAGGCCGGCGACGACGAGACCGTGCTGATGCAGGACCTCGCCCCCGAGTACGCGACGATGCACGCGAACTCGGGCGACCTCCCGAACGAGTGCATGTTCATCACGCTCAACACGTTCGCGTCCGATCACTGGGGCGGCACGCACGTCGTCCCGTCCTACGACGCGCGCCTGTTCAAGGCCGACCACCGGCCCATGTACCGCTTCCACGAGCGCGTGCTGAAGACGCTGCAGACGCGCGGAACCGGGGGCTGCACGCGCTGGGGACTCAAGGCGCCGAGCCACCTCGGGCTGCTCGAGGACCTGTTCGCCGTCTACCCGCAGGCGCTCGTGATCCGCATCCACCGCGACCCGCTGAAGTCGCTGCCGTCGATGATCAACCTGATGGGGACGCTGCGGCGCATGCGCTGCGAGGGGGTCGACGTGAGCGATGCGGGCCCGCGCGTCGCCCGCGGCAACGCGCACATGCTGCAGCAGGAGATCGAGAAGCGCGCGGACGGGCGCATTCCGGCCGCGCAGGTCGTCGACGTCCGCTACCACGACCTCATGCGCGACCTGCCGGGAACGATCCGCGCGGTGTACGGGCGGGCCGGCTGGGACCTGCGCGACGACGTGCTCGCGCGCATGCAGGAGTACGTCGCCCGGCGCCCGCGCGGCGCGCACGGCGCGCACGCGTACTCGCTCGAAGCGGTCGGCCTCGAGCGCGAGCGGGAGGTCGAGCGCTTCGCGTTCTACCGCGAGCGCTACGACGTCCCGCTCGAGGGCTGA
- a CDS encoding class I adenylate-forming enzyme family protein, with translation MTQNPPPPIDAREAQVRLTAPGAPFEIVEEDVLGERLPVYKARVRSLRELLQRSAAHGDTTYFVFDDGRRVTYAEHLRVVASVAAALRDRYGVGKGDRVAILAANCPEWIVTYWAATSLGAIAVGMNGWWAADEIAYGIELSEPKVLVADERRLARLEGRDPGVPTVVVERDFAALWNHDPQASLPDVAIAEDDPAVILFTSGTTGRPKAAVLSHRSIVAFVMTSFFLGARRAMTEPSGGKPGASLAVYPLFHVSGMFGSTTTGLAAGTTSVWPTGRFDARKVIELSKQHDITAWTGAATHIFRLLDAVDDPSVEFDTGVLSSIGIGGSATTPELIRRTEERVPQLRGTFGSGYGSTETGALVSYANNAMLKADPTCVGPLLPTVAVRILDDEGKDVAEGVDGHIYVRSPLVMLGYWRNDEANRKTLRPGRWLDTGDFGHLVGDVLHLASRKRDLILRGGENVYPAEIENRLESHPDVAEVAVVGVDHVELGQEVKAIVVPRAGARPDPEALRAFVAEKLAYYKVPQYVELRSEPLPRNATGKVMKHVLTGEAENTFVEE, from the coding sequence ATGACGCAGAACCCGCCCCCTCCGATCGACGCAAGGGAGGCGCAGGTGCGCCTCACCGCGCCCGGTGCTCCGTTCGAGATCGTCGAGGAGGACGTCCTCGGCGAGCGCCTCCCCGTGTACAAGGCGCGCGTGCGCTCGCTGCGCGAGCTGCTGCAGCGCTCCGCCGCGCACGGCGACACGACCTACTTCGTCTTCGACGACGGCCGCCGCGTGACGTACGCCGAGCACCTGCGCGTCGTCGCGTCGGTCGCCGCCGCACTGCGCGACCGCTACGGCGTCGGCAAGGGCGACCGCGTCGCGATCCTCGCCGCGAACTGCCCGGAGTGGATCGTCACGTACTGGGCGGCGACGTCGCTCGGCGCGATCGCGGTCGGCATGAACGGCTGGTGGGCGGCCGACGAGATCGCGTACGGCATCGAGCTGTCCGAGCCGAAGGTGCTCGTCGCCGACGAGCGCCGCCTCGCGCGACTCGAGGGCAGGGACCCGGGCGTCCCGACGGTGGTCGTCGAACGCGATTTCGCCGCGCTCTGGAACCACGACCCGCAGGCGTCGCTCCCCGACGTCGCGATCGCCGAGGACGACCCGGCCGTCATCCTGTTCACGAGCGGCACGACCGGTCGCCCCAAGGCGGCCGTGCTCTCGCACCGCTCGATCGTCGCATTCGTGATGACGAGCTTCTTCCTCGGTGCGCGCCGGGCGATGACGGAGCCGTCGGGCGGAAAGCCGGGCGCGTCGCTCGCCGTCTACCCGCTCTTCCACGTCTCGGGAATGTTCGGCTCGACGACGACGGGCCTCGCCGCCGGGACGACCTCCGTCTGGCCGACCGGGCGCTTCGACGCGCGCAAGGTGATCGAGCTCTCGAAGCAGCACGACATCACGGCGTGGACCGGCGCGGCGACGCACATCTTCCGCCTGCTCGACGCGGTCGACGACCCGTCGGTCGAGTTCGACACGGGCGTGTTGTCGAGCATCGGGATCGGCGGCTCGGCGACGACGCCCGAGCTGATCCGCCGCACCGAGGAGCGCGTCCCGCAGCTGCGCGGCACGTTCGGCTCGGGCTACGGGTCGACGGAGACGGGCGCGCTCGTCTCCTACGCGAACAACGCGATGCTCAAGGCCGACCCGACGTGCGTCGGCCCGCTGCTCCCGACGGTCGCCGTGCGCATCCTCGACGACGAGGGCAAGGACGTCGCGGAAGGCGTCGACGGCCACATCTACGTGCGCAGCCCGCTCGTGATGCTCGGCTACTGGCGCAACGACGAGGCGAACCGCAAGACGCTCCGGCCGGGCCGTTGGCTCGACACGGGCGACTTCGGCCATCTCGTCGGCGACGTCCTCCACCTCGCGTCGCGCAAGCGCGACCTCATCCTGCGCGGCGGCGAGAACGTGTACCCGGCCGAGATCGAGAACCGCCTCGAGTCGCACCCGGACGTCGCGGAGGTCGCGGTCGTCGGCGTCGACCACGTCGAGCTCGGGCAGGAGGTGAAGGCGATCGTCGTCCCGCGCGCGGGTGCGCGCCCCGACCCCGAGGCGCTGCGCGCCTTCGTCGCCGAGAAGCTCGCCTACTACAAGGTCCCGCAGTACGTCGAGCTGCGGAGCGAGCCCTTGCCGCGCAACGCCACCGGCAAGGTGATGAAGCACGTGCTCACCGGCGAGGCCGAGAACACGTTCGTCGAGGAGTAG